In Solenopsis invicta isolate M01_SB chromosome 9, UNIL_Sinv_3.0, whole genome shotgun sequence, the sequence CGTAATGTCCCGAAGTGAATTGTACtggttttttcttatctttaacATACTTATCTATTAAAAATGCTAAACTATTTTTGACGATTATATTGTCACAACGATGAATACTACAGAATTCACTGTTGTAGTtgtggaaaaatatatttttaaaagtcgaTTCCAAATTTGATTTATGACCATTTTCATCGCAATAGTGAAATAATTGATCGTGCACGTGTTGTATTAAAGTAATCACCTTATTACTTGGATACgtcaataaatctttttctgcactgagaaaaaaaatttgttgaaaaacgcAAAGTTTGTTTCATgctactaaaatatttagtccgatacgtacGACTAAACATTATTACGATGacacaaaataatttgttactattataAACAAGACATTTTTTGAATCAACAAAATTGAAGGTTTCATGAAAACATATACTGATActgtattacaatattttgttgatACATGAACTTGTTCGTGctgaatttagaaaaattttttgtctttgATTAATCTTAACTCCAATCTACAAAGTacactttatatttaaacaaaaaattacttgaaacaaTAACGTATATAGTTcgataaatacaaattttattttattttattaaattagagttaaaatttatattcacaaaaatataaagcaactaaaattttgtttctcaaACTAAACACAAGAAATCTGTATTGAAAGATAAAGTTGAGATAACAAAATATAGAttggatataaataaaaaatttattgaatgacTTTAATACATAGTTCATTTACTTATTGATGTAATTTAACGAACAATTTAGgcgattaattcttttttatgttttgtcactttcacaaaaaagtttcataaagCAAATAGAGAATTATTTCgtcaatacaaatattttgttgcaaaatcTTGCATTAagttaaagcaattaaatttttattacaggaaTTGAAAATGTGAAACATTTaccaaaatataaagtaaagatAACTAAATACTCGTACagcataaataattatcttatgAAACAAATGAAACATACGATCAACATGTCTATTAATTAAggttaagtaataaaattttggataGATTTGAATAAAGCTATCGTTTTATtagcaaaaatttaatgtattaaaatagaaaaattgtgaaaagaacaaaatatttagattaaataatccaatttttattcaagaaactaaatattatattaagtcaGTAGGATAGTTTTGTCcttttcaacaatttatttaGTTGATTTCACTAATGACGTTATACACATTTGTTTGGAGGACTTGCAACTTTATAGGGTAATAGACtaattttgttgcattaatattattatatattgtactaaaattagtttttccagtacataataatataaattcaacaaaattaatctGTTAGTCTAAAAACGTTTCAAAATAAAGATGTagacaatatatatgtatatatataatatgtatattttatattaatcaattatacACTGTATTGAAcacttttaaagataaattttaaagataattttgaacACAAATTCGTATGAAGTATCCAGACGtatttaattacatgtatatgaaatatataaattaccaTCACTCATCATATGAATATTTTGCGGAACATAGGAAAACAAATCTTCTAACCTAATGAATCTCCAAATAGGTTTTCTAATTACTTGAAATGCGCAATAATGCCTGTTAAgtgttttaacataaaattctgtacatataaatgatatttgacgcatattattaatagttatgtAATGAATTTCGCCAAAGACAatagtatttatatacataGCTTTATGACAAAGTCATTTATATACATAGCTACAGCCATATCTTTATAATAAGTAATGCCGTTTACTTGTACCCAAGTATCGAGTACGTATTCACATTGAATATTGCATGGAAGTGTATATTTGAAATCAAGATAATCAGGCAAATCGATTAATTCTTGATTCAGTGTAGGCCCCAAATTTAATCGTtcaaaaaatccttttttactAAGAAGTTTATGTGACAGTATAAGTTGATGTTTTAGTGCCAAAGTATATGGACAATTTCTGCGGGATCTTATAACCTTTGCATTTTCTTTGATTTGCTTGTGTTTCGCTTCAAAACGAAAGCAAGATAAATGTTTGAGTGGTCCTAATCTTCTTAATAATTGGGGATAATGTACGATGAAATGATGTTTAGGTTTTAGAGGCTCCGCAAAAACTTCTATATATAACGAATGGTGTTCCGATATTAAAGTTTCAAGAAGTTGAATTGTTGCAGCGGTAAATGATGAACTCATTATAATACTTGTAATTTCCTTCAACACGAGAAAAACTTCCCAAACGACATTATTTATAGGCACCAGATCGCCAATCAAAATACCAAGATGTTCAATCAGAAAAACCATTTCTGAAGctgaaatgattaaattttgtgCATTAAGAGCATTGCTAGATATTGAGATTGGTACGTTTTTTCCAAACTGTCGACCACAATCAAAATGCTGCAAGCGggcattaaaaatttcaagcgaaaagaaatgttctttatttattaaaatgtttaagatTTTAGCTATTGTGGTCCGTGGTCCGTAAGTGGTCCGTAACATTTGAATATTCTCTTTTACTTGTTTTCGACTCTCAATTTTGTTCGCTGTACATATTCTACATACATTTTGTGCGTTAAAGCTTGTTGTAAAACCACAAATATCATTCAAGGCTAGGTTGTCATCAATAAGTactaacaaagaaaaataaatcgcTCGTTGCTGGCTATTCACATTTATAGTTACCCCATGTTTCCCTAGATCTATTATTTGATTGATAATATTACGAAATGTTTTCATATTACCGGCAGTCTTATGATCTTTCGTGTAATGAAGTTGagcaagaaatatattttccaacATACTACTAAATTTAAATGGGATACATGCTATTGAAAAATAGACGGCACCGAGTTTTCGTATATTAGCGTGTGAACCGAGAGGGTTATTGATCTCAACATCGTCAAAGTACAATATCAACGGAAGTACGGTTTTCCCGTAGTAAATTGAGATTCGATGCTTTGCCATAATTCTCCTTgaatgtttgaaataactgattCACTAGATTTGCATTCTTCAATATGTTCTAAAATTGAAGATAAAACGTTTGATAAacctaaaaattgttttaataccaTTTTCATCGATATTACTTGGATTTCTGCATTTGAAATAATAACTTTGCGTTTACCTCTGATCAAATGAGAACTTACTGATGCATGAATTCTGAGTGATTGTGGTTTTATCAgagtttttgttttttcaaaatattttaaactgagATGATaggatttaaaaatatcaaaaccgTATTGCAATATTGTTAACATCTTGGTGAGATCTGAAAGGGCCTGTTTATAATCTGTAGAATTACACTTTTGCTTTAAAATTggtataaaagttaaatcatacaaattcttcaatttgtcaatcaaaatggaaataaatgatCGTGTAAGATTCAACTCCGAATAAAGTTGTGAAACGAACGATGAGATTTCTCTTTGTACTATAGATTGAAATGCttcgatattaaaatttgcatGCTGGTGAAATGAATATGCCGTTTGTGAAGAttgaattattgtatttaaGGACATAAGGTTAGAACAACTCAAATTTTCTAAATCCATAAGGTCAGAAGAATCATTTTCAGGATTTTTATTTTGACCAGTTCGTGTTTTGCTAAACGACccaaaatgttgtaaaaaaaatgtcttttatacgagtaaaaactattaaaacttCTTGTACAACTTCCATGTCGACAATAACAAGTTGACAATACTAAAGTCTTATGATGCAATTTGACATGTTTAGTAAGACATGTTTCGCAAAACGGGCACGGAATCATTTCTGGTACTTATCCTTTTAAAAAAGTTGCAACGAAAcaataagaaacaaatatttttaggtaatatttattaaatattatccttttcaaaaattaaaaattgaaataaaacaaaaaataaaatcgtgCCTTTGCTTaatcaacaaataaaaaaaaaaacgatggaAAAAGTTGCTTATATGATTATTTACgtgtttttatcttgaaaagTCATAATATCGCTTATTGTTTCCATTACATTAGGAGTTATTTTATCCAAACTATTTTCATAGCCATATAAAACTCTTTGTATTAACAACCATATATGAACGCTTTCGATCGGATATTCAATGTCAAAAACTTGaaagattttgaaatttaagtCTACAGCTTTTAGGGCTGATGATACCTTGTACAAGATATTATCaactgatataaaaatatcagaaatgTCTGCGTTGGATGGGCCAACAGCCATGATGAAAGGCTGTAATGTAATCCCTATATCCGCGGctgcttttctctttttttcttcttgtattTTTGTGATGTCTgctattaactaaaaaaaaatttataaaaattaaattatattatggaGACCAATAAACttatactaataattaattatcatagTACTTACtgtagttaaaataattatgctatCTTTACATTCTGGTATCGATGGTTTCCATTGATTCTTTTTTAGACGGATTCGGTTTTTAGGTGGAAATAAGTGTGGGAGAAGTCtcaattgtaaaacaatttcaaCATCTATttgattaaatgaaataaattacacaaagcaaatactatatttatttagaagcaaATACACTTACCATCAGTCAATTGTTGGTCGTTTTCTAACAATTCTATTAAAGCTTTCGCACAGTCATCGTCTTTCTTTGGTGGTCGAACtgctaaaatttttgcaaaaaatgttttccaaCTTTCCAATGTCAATTCTTGCGTTGATAATTCTAGAGAAGAATAATTCTCTTCAATTAAGGTATATGCATTTGGATGTTTGAGAATGGGCCAGCTTTCAAAAATTTGACACAACTTCAAATCGCGATTTGACTTAATATTTTTTCGTCGATATTCAGCAGTCAATTTCCACTTTGTAACAACAATTTCCCATGGCATTGAATGACTTTGTAACCATGCTTTAGCATCGAGAGCAGCTGTTGTAAGATAAAGAAATTAGGATGTaaatattcgattaatttaataactaaaatgtaattttgtgtttctacatatttgcaggcTACCTTCATCGAATGAATCTGAACTTTCAGTTCTATGGTCGTGTAAATCATCTACTGGTAGTTTCCACTCATTAATATGTTTCAATATGCGTATTTTGTTTCGATATTTGTCCACTAGTTTCCCACGTGAAATAATAGATTTTCCAATTCGCGATACTCTTTTTGAAATTGGCGGAATATAGTACGTCGTTGTAACCTCGGTGGGAAAAAGTTTTACTATTTCCTCTGctatatattgaaaatcatcgtttttcaaact encodes:
- the LOC105204400 gene encoding uncharacterized protein LOC105204400 — protein: MANIIRSWKMKDSVESDIIKILEENAITDDNFSELTPDLIKEMIPKIGLRMEFLKKWKAVFKTELDVTDSSADTSETSDSLLSQISSEDVASLSSQKTCTRKQTFALRTQSINIKEILYTNVQGKAIVKSYKRSQSLTRQSRNLIVDIILTELLNEGTNLKNDDFQYIAEEIVKLFPTEVTTTYYIPPISKRVSRIGKSIISRGKLVDKYRNKIRILKHINEWKLPVDDLHDHRTESSDSFDEAALDAKAWLQSHSMPWEIVVTKWKLTAEYRRKNIKSNRDLKLCQIFESWPILKHPNAYTLIEENYSSLELSTQELTLESWKTFFAKILAVRPPKKDDDCAKALIELLENDQQLTDDVEIVLQLRLLPHLFPPKNRIRLKKNQWKPSIPECKDSIIILTTLIADITKIQEEKKRKAAADIGITLQPFIMAVGPSNADISDIFISVDNILYKVSSALKAVDLNFKIFQVFDIEYPIESVHIWLLIQRVLYGYENSLDKITPNVMETISDIMTFQDKNT